A single genomic interval of Burkholderia cepacia ATCC 25416 harbors:
- a CDS encoding phage terminase large subunit family protein produces MLRPPERIGTTDWARKHRRLSAKGSASPGRYNPNITPWVFGMHEALDDPTVQKIVCMKSAQVAWTDGVLLNYIGKRIDVDPCPMIVMFPKEKTAKKFNLEKFEPMVEVTPRLSAKLPVHAARDKNNLWDHKTFARGFLKFITSNAPDEVKSTPAPVVAVEEPDDANTNVREQGDSITLLEERNKSYSARRRKMILGGTPTIDGLSRIQQAYAASDQRVYLVPCPDCDEEHELAWENVTWSEGAEVVHEVYGRAQPETARYTCPHCGSLWDDATRIRAVRRGRWVATAPFHGVAGFRINELVSPFPGSNMAELVKKWLTADKALREGDDTKMRSFVNNSQGRAYKYKTDLPELDVLAQRALSYAELTVPTGGLVLTLGVDVQHDRLAIVLRAWGRGEESWLVLWGEIYGNVTEQQQDPMTGGVWGALTTLLSHAYRHENGWLLRVRAASIDSSDGATSDAVYKYVRTAQQAGYNVMAVKGSSNVDAEIFSVPKASIDSTRNNSKAAKYGLRPYMVGVSRAKDLILENRLKLDGNGPGRMHWYSGVRSDYLSQLTAEVKVPGPRGGKRVWKKISPRNEALDCEGYALHAARSVKVHLMTEAHWQVEQHRASQVSLFDAVPVLEALPSALPAEVLPDPPVEEAVSETPRPSPQVAKPTETPPPSGVSRIQGRRVGRSTYLKRR; encoded by the coding sequence ATGTTGCGTCCGCCGGAGCGGATTGGGACGACGGACTGGGCACGCAAACATCGTAGGTTGAGCGCGAAGGGTTCTGCCAGCCCCGGCCGGTATAACCCGAACATCACGCCGTGGGTGTTCGGCATGCACGAAGCGCTGGACGATCCGACGGTGCAGAAAATCGTGTGCATGAAGTCGGCGCAGGTCGCATGGACAGATGGCGTGCTGCTGAACTACATCGGCAAGCGGATCGACGTTGACCCGTGCCCGATGATCGTCATGTTCCCGAAAGAGAAAACGGCGAAGAAGTTCAACCTGGAGAAGTTCGAGCCGATGGTTGAGGTGACACCTCGCCTGTCGGCGAAATTGCCGGTTCATGCGGCCCGCGACAAAAACAACTTGTGGGATCACAAGACGTTCGCGCGTGGCTTCCTGAAGTTCATCACGTCGAACGCGCCGGACGAAGTGAAGTCGACGCCGGCCCCGGTCGTCGCGGTCGAGGAGCCGGACGACGCGAATACGAACGTGCGCGAGCAGGGCGACTCGATCACGCTGCTGGAGGAACGGAACAAGAGCTACTCGGCCCGGCGACGCAAGATGATCTTGGGCGGCACGCCGACCATCGACGGCCTGTCGCGCATCCAGCAGGCTTACGCGGCATCTGATCAGCGCGTGTATCTGGTGCCGTGCCCTGATTGTGACGAGGAGCATGAGCTGGCGTGGGAAAACGTCACGTGGAGCGAGGGCGCCGAAGTCGTGCATGAGGTCTACGGCCGCGCACAACCGGAGACGGCCCGTTACACCTGTCCGCATTGCGGCTCGTTGTGGGACGACGCGACGCGCATTCGCGCGGTTCGTCGCGGGCGATGGGTTGCGACGGCGCCGTTTCACGGTGTTGCCGGCTTCCGCATCAACGAGCTGGTGTCGCCGTTCCCCGGCTCCAACATGGCCGAGCTGGTCAAGAAGTGGCTGACGGCCGACAAGGCGCTGCGCGAAGGCGACGATACGAAGATGCGTTCGTTCGTGAACAACTCGCAGGGCCGGGCGTACAAGTACAAGACCGATCTGCCCGAGCTGGACGTGCTCGCGCAACGTGCGCTGTCGTACGCGGAGCTGACCGTGCCGACTGGCGGTCTGGTGTTGACGCTTGGCGTCGACGTGCAACACGACCGGCTCGCAATCGTCCTGCGCGCATGGGGTCGGGGCGAGGAAAGCTGGCTCGTTTTGTGGGGCGAGATCTACGGCAACGTGACGGAGCAGCAGCAAGACCCGATGACGGGCGGCGTATGGGGCGCGTTGACGACGCTGCTGTCGCACGCATACCGGCATGAGAATGGCTGGCTGCTGCGTGTACGTGCAGCGTCGATCGACTCGTCGGACGGTGCGACGTCGGACGCCGTATACAAGTATGTGCGCACGGCGCAGCAGGCCGGTTACAACGTCATGGCGGTCAAGGGCAGCAGCAACGTCGACGCGGAGATATTCAGCGTGCCGAAGGCATCGATCGACTCGACGCGCAACAACAGTAAGGCGGCGAAGTACGGGTTGCGCCCGTATATGGTCGGCGTGAGCCGCGCGAAGGATCTGATCCTCGAAAACCGGTTGAAGCTCGACGGCAACGGGCCGGGCCGCATGCACTGGTATAGCGGTGTGCGCAGCGACTACCTGTCGCAGCTCACGGCAGAGGTCAAGGTGCCGGGGCCGCGTGGCGGTAAGCGCGTGTGGAAGAAGATCAGCCCGCGCAACGAGGCGTTGGACTGCGAAGGCTACGCGCTGCACGCGGCCCGCAGCGTGAAAGTGCACCTGATGACCGAGGCGCACTGGCAGGTCGAGCAGCATCGCGCATCGCAGGTCTCGCTGTTCGACGCGGTCCCGGTACTGGAGGCGTTGCCGTCGGCGCTGCCCGCCGAGGTGCTTCCGGATCCGCCGGTCGAAGAGGCAGTTAGTGAGACTCCGCGGCCGTCGCCGCAGGTAGCAAAACCCAC
- a CDS encoding MarR family transcriptional regulator, with the protein MPTQHQIADHLDLDQSAVSRFVDKVQLDYRAASIDEIRIAYIRHLREVAAGRSSETGIDLVAERAMTERVDREIKLLTLAEKKGQLVNAAQLEQAYGLMVGAFQTELLSLSDKLVQELRTLYGVEVDVEWLNEHIYGCLEQLSEYDPDSPRGDSPDRDDVASAGADWDDGLGTQTS; encoded by the coding sequence ATGCCGACTCAGCATCAGATCGCTGACCATCTCGACCTTGACCAATCGGCCGTTTCGCGGTTCGTCGACAAGGTCCAGCTCGATTATCGCGCGGCGTCGATCGACGAGATCCGCATCGCCTACATTCGGCACTTGCGCGAGGTCGCGGCCGGCCGCTCCAGTGAGACCGGGATCGATCTCGTCGCCGAGCGTGCAATGACGGAGCGCGTCGATCGCGAGATCAAGCTGCTGACGCTGGCAGAGAAGAAGGGGCAGCTGGTCAATGCGGCGCAGCTCGAACAGGCGTACGGCCTGATGGTCGGCGCATTTCAAACGGAGCTGCTGTCGCTGTCCGACAAGCTGGTGCAGGAGCTGCGCACGCTATACGGCGTCGAGGTGGACGTCGAATGGTTGAACGAGCATATATATGGATGCCTTGAGCAGCTTTCTGAATACGACCCAGACAGTCCACGCGGTGATTCGCCGGATCGCGACGATGTTGCGTCCGCCGGAGCGGATTGGGACGACGGACTGGGCACGCAAACATCGTAG